Part of the Planctomycetota bacterium genome is shown below.
CGTCTTCCGCGTTCTCACCCTGGGTTTCGAAGGATCGCCCATGCCTTCCTTCGCCGGGCTGTCCGAACAGGACCGCTGGGACCTCGCCCATTTCGTCACGTCGCTTTACGTCCCTCTGGAAGAGGACGAACGGGCCTTCCTGCGACGGTACGCCGAAGGGCGCTGAACCGGTTTCGCCCGCGCGAAGCCCCGCGGACGGGGAAAGGGCGGACCCGTTCCGCCCTTCCCCGTCCCGCTTCCGTCTTACGGCCTGGACCCCTTCGCACACTCGGGGCACTCCGGTGGATTCTTCCGGCAGTCCACGGACTTCCCCTCCACCACGCAGTAGATCTTCGGAGGATTGGCCTTCCGGTCCGGCACGCCGAACCGGCACTGCTCGCAGGGCAACCCCGCCCGCGCCGCACTCGCACAGCCGGCCAGGAGAGCCAGAAGCCCCACGCCCACGATTCCGCGAATTCCTTTCATGTCCTTTCCTTCCACAAAGTTCACCGTCGTCGAACGCCTTCCAGGGAGCAAATGACATTCCAGGGCGCTTGGACGCGGGGTTCCTCCGGCCCGTGGCCCCCGTCGGCGGCAATTTCAACGTCGCCGCGGACTTTTCCGCGCCGCCTCCGAACACAACTGCCCCCGCGCGGCCCGCCTTCCCCGGCATGAAAGTTGCGGACGGGGACAGCATGACCCTGGATCCTTCGATGACCGCCGCCGAAATCGCCCGGCGGTATCCGAGCGCCCTGAAGGTGTTCGCGCGCCACCGGATCGATCTCTGCTGCGGCGGACGAAAGTCTCTGGCGGAAATCGCCCGACTTCACGGCATCGACCTCAAGGCTCTGATCGAAGAACTCCTGTCGGCGATTCAGGAGGCGGCGTGATTTCCAAGGACTCGAAGGTGCCCGACGTGCTGGCGCACTTTCCGGGAACCCGGCGCGTATTCGACGCCTACGGGCTCCACGGGTGCGGCGGCCCGCAGGGACCGCAGGAAACGGTCGAATTCTTCGCCCGCGTCCACGGCGTGCCCCTCGAACGCCTCCTGGCGGATCTCCGGGCCGCGCGGGAAGCGCCCGCGGCGCCCTATGTGGAGGACCTGGGAGATATCCTTCACCGCAGGTTCTTCCGGGCGGGAATCGTCGTGCTCCTGACCGCCGGAGTGTCGCTCGGAACCCTCATGCTGGCCGTGCACGCGCTCCGGCACACTTTTACCGCGCTGGATCTTTTCGGGTATGTCCAAGCCCACGCCAATGCGCAAATCCACGGGTGGGTGGGACTCTTCGTCATGGGCTTTGCGGTCCAGGGTCTTCCCCGCTTCAAGTACGTCCATCTGTGGAAACCCGCCCTGGCGAACGGCTCGTTCGTGCTTATGCTGGCGGGACTCGCGCTGCGAACCGTGGCCGGTCTTCCCACGCCGGGAGCGTTCGTTTTGGGGATCGCGGGCGGAACGCTCCAGGCTCTGTCCGTGCTTCTTTTCGTCGTCGTCCTGGGCAAGACCCTGTACCGCCGCCCGACGGTCGAAACGTGGGACAAGTACGTCGTCACGGGCCTGGGGTGCTTCCTGGCGGCCGCCGCCCTGGAGCCGATCCTGTACGCCTTCGTGTTCTCCGCGGCGGCTCCGGACATCTTGGTCGGACGCGTCGCGGATGTCCTGAAGCCCTTCCGGGACCTGCAACTCCTGGGCTTCGCCGGATTCCTGATCCTGGGCGTCAGCCAGCGGATTCTGCCGAAAGCGTTCGGGTTCCGTGAAATCGGCGCTCCCGCCTCGAACGCCGCCTTCGCCCTTCTTCTCGGCGGCCTGCTCCTGGACGTCGTCGCCTGGGGCGCCTTCCGGTCTACGCACCGGACCTTCTGGGCGATCGGTTCCTGGATCGGCACGGGCCTCTACGCCGCCGGAGCGCTGCACGTGGCCGCCCGGCTGCGGGCCTGGACCGGCGGGAGCTCGGACGATCGTTCCACGAAGTTCATCCGAGCGTCGTACGTCTGGTTGGCCGTGGCCTGCCTCATGGCCGTCGCCGAGCCGCTTTATGCCCGGGCGCTCGACCTGCGCTTCTCCCACGCCTACCACGGAGCCGTGCGGCACGCTTTCACGGTCGGTTTCATCTCGCTCATGATCGTCGGCGTCAGCTCGAAGGTCGTCCCCATCCTTCAGGGCGTGGACCCCAAGACCCTCCCCGCGCTGACGGTGTCGTTTCTCCTGATCAACGCGGGAAACGCCCTGAGAGTCCTCTCTCAGGTCCTGACGGAAGTGGCCCCTGGACCCGCCTTTCCCGCGATGGGCGCCGGCGGCATGCTCGCGGGCTTCGGCCTGGCGCTTTGGGGGATCCATCTTTGGAAACTCCTGGGCGTGCGTCCGGAGCCGTCGGCGCCTCCGAAAAACGTCGTGGGTCCCGAGACGAAGGTCGCCGACCTGGCGGAGGCCTGTCCCGCCACGCTGGACGTCTTCGATCGGTTCGGTTTCAGGGAGCTGCGGAATCCCTTTCTGCGCCGCACGATCGCGCGACGCGTCACGGTGCGGACCGCCTGCGCGCTCAAGAACGTGGACGAAGAGCGCCTGCTCCGCGCCCTTCGAGAGGCGGCCGAAAAAGGCGCCTGAACGCTCCTCCGCCCCGGCGGCTCCGGAACCCCCGACATCCTTTCCGCCCGGCCCCCATATCTCTCCGGATGAGAATCCCCTTCGCCCTGACCGCCGCCCTCGCGGCGGCGGCCGGCTGGCTGCCTCC
Proteins encoded:
- a CDS encoding DUF1858 domain-containing protein; protein product: MISKDSKVPDVLAHFPGTRRVFDAYGLHGCGGPQGPQETVEFFARVHGVPLERLLADLRAAREAPAAPYVEDLGDILHRRFFRAGIVVLLTAGVSLGTLMLAVHALRHTFTALDLFGYVQAHANAQIHGWVGLFVMGFAVQGLPRFKYVHLWKPALANGSFVLMLAGLALRTVAGLPTPGAFVLGIAGGTLQALSVLLFVVVLGKTLYRRPTVETWDKYVVTGLGCFLAAAALEPILYAFVFSAAAPDILVGRVADVLKPFRDLQLLGFAGFLILGVSQRILPKAFGFREIGAPASNAAFALLLGGLLLDVVAWGAFRSTHRTFWAIGSWIGTGLYAAGALHVAARLRAWTGGSSDDRSTKFIRASYVWLAVACLMAVAEPLYARALDLRFSHAYHGAVRHAFTVGFISLMIVGVSSKVVPILQGVDPKTLPALTVSFLLINAGNALRVLSQVLTEVAPGPAFPAMGAGGMLAGFGLALWGIHLWKLLGVRPEPSAPPKNVVGPETKVADLAEACPATLDVFDRFGFRELRNPFLRRTIARRVTVRTACALKNVDEERLLRALREAAEKGA
- a CDS encoding DUF542 domain-containing protein, with the protein product MKVADGDSMTLDPSMTAAEIARRYPSALKVFARHRIDLCCGGRKSLAEIARLHGIDLKALIEELLSAIQEAA